From the Lactuca sativa cultivar Salinas chromosome 9, Lsat_Salinas_v11, whole genome shotgun sequence genome, the window ttaatatttattttggtgtatttgaatagatatacaatgtattgtaggtacgagcttttgtcaatttttgtaagtcgaccctagtagtagatggagctcacctaaagggcgagttcaaaggtaccatgctacttgcagttactaaggacggacaaaaccaaatattaccggttgcatatggtatatgcaaaaatgagtgtaccgattcttggacatggttttttcaaaaactacatgattgcataggaaatatgcaggagcttacaattatatctgataggtctccatctatagcaacatccgttgccaacatttttcctcacgctcatcatggaatatgtggtgtccatttgtatttcaacatagtatctagattcggcaagagtaagacggttaaaggaattttttgggaggcgtgtagggcgtacacagttgatgcttttgatgctgtcatggatgttatgaaaaagacaaaagaactagtatgggagtacttaaaaagtataaatccagaaacctggtcaagggcacattttaaagggaaccgatacaatcttatgtcgtccaacagtgcggagtctataaatgcattatctagacacgcacgtaaggtgccaatacttatgttgattgattttttccgtgctacaatgcaacaatggtggtttcaaagacgtaactttgcaggtattaagtaaatttgtaatattaatgttttattagttttgatgttattgatcttaacttcttcattttggctgtttttttagcggaagcaacaacaacacttaccccttgggcggatgaagttgtaaaagaaaacaagaaaacttttaccaaatgggatgttcgcatgatctcaaatacaaaatgcgaggtcaaaaagggggcacaaaatgtgattgttgattttcaacatatgacatgtacatgtaggcattggcaacttgatgggataccttgtggtcatgtcataagatgtttaacagtgaacaattaccaagactactcgaggtttgcattaaatgcttaccttaccgaaacactgaggaaaacatatgaggaatcaataaaccctctgtcgaagccatccgaatgggagatccccgattatttgatgattgttaagccacctataatggataaacgtcagccaggcaggccaagaaacacagaccgcattccatcccaaggcgagggtccaattataaaagagtgttctacatgtggtcaactaggacacacgagaaataattgtactggaagggcgtccggtagcagagcaggtcacataatttctactgcagaaatggcatataatattggtggttcagcgAGTTGCTCACAAACCTATAAtgctgattttgatataaaacaaccttgaaattaagagtaatgacgagttgttagcttattatgtattgtaatatttttattaactcttacaagacattgctatgctttcatattttagttaagtttgttgattataacaatgaatgaagcctttatattataaaatatagtttgcagatttattttaacagttacaacatgttatttaaaaaaacaacaaacgatcctttggcaacctaatctgtttcatgataatattacaacaactttgtaactaatttttaaactcagggaactgcaacgagtacttctctttctccattgttatatagtcatccctaattctcattttgtcttcgaaacgatccttttttaccataatgtgtatcaactgctcatccttctcagcaagccgtttttcagtcgttttgattgccttcttactcttttttatccaatctttatgctctttgattttgtttttattgaggtcaatctattcttgagcttgtttgcattccgaatctatatcattagcaagttgagtgagaagtcgggatgactctttgtcctcttcttgttgtgcttcagccttctttaattcttcaaaattttcatgtgacatatatgGCCCAGCTAaagagggtgtaaaaaaagggtctaccgaatcacagtagtaacaatctacttcgttgcatgagcaaatttcgaatttgtgtgaggaactcataataaagtcgatattgtattaaactggagcaataagtggtatttatacatactagacagtaatgagaagtccaactttgaaatgactagacagtaatgacaagtcactGTAGTAACCTGCACATCCCAGTGGGACCCTTAAGTGACAAGAGATAAATGACAGTTTGACATGACAAAACACTGCATAAAGCTGAAAATCGTAGTCCAAATATAACCATTTCATAGTCAAAGTATTAATTCatagtctatttatttatataaatagatgtttaagatctataaaccaaacac encodes:
- the LOC128128418 gene encoding uncharacterized protein LOC128128418, producing MLLAVTKDGQNQILPVAYGICKNECTDSWTWFFQKLHDCIGNMQELTIISDRSPSIATSVANIFPHAHHGICGVHLYFNIVSRFGKSKTVKGIFWEACRAYTVDAFDAVMDVMKKTKELVWEYLKSINPETWSRAHFKGNRYNLMSSNSAESINALSRHARKVPILMLIDFFRATMQQWWFQRRNFAGIK